In Peromyscus leucopus breed LL Stock unplaced genomic scaffold, UCI_PerLeu_2.1 scaffold_432, whole genome shotgun sequence, a single genomic region encodes these proteins:
- the LOC114699020 gene encoding vomeronasal type-2 receptor 116-like yields MKCPEDQYANTEQNHCLRKDVTFLGFDEPLGMTLSCMALFLSAFTVMVLGVFVKYQDTPIVKANNLTLSYILLISLIFCFLCSLLFIGHPNSATCVLQQITYGILFTVAVSTVLAKTITVVLAFKVTSPGRRMKWLLVSGVPNYIIPFCTIIQIILCAIWLGVSPPSVDIDAHSEHGYIIIVCNKGSVTAFYSVLGYLGSLALGSFTVAFLARNLPDTFNEAKFLTFSMLLFCSVWVTFLPVYHSSKGKIMMAVEVFSILASSAGLLGCIFVPKCYIILIRPERNSLQKLREKSSSRTPIS; encoded by the coding sequence ATGAAGTGTCCAGAGGACCAGTATGCCAACACAGAGCAGAACCACTGCCTCCGCAAAGATGTGACCTTTCTGGGCTTCGATGAACCCTTGGGGATGACTCTGTCCTGCATGGCCTTATTTTTGTCTGCATTCACGGTTATGGTTCTTGGGGTCTTTGTGAAATACCAAGACACTCCCATTGTGAAGGCCAATAACCTCACTCTCAGCTACATCCTGctcatctccctcatcttctgtttcctctgttccTTGCTATTCATTGGCCATCCCAACTCAGCTACCTGTGTCCTGCAGCAAATAACATATGGTATTTTATTCACTGTAGCTGTTTCCACTGTGTTGGCCAAGACAATTACTGTGGTTTTGGCTTTCAAAGTCACTTCTCCTGGAAGAAGGATGAAGTGGCTCCTGGTATCAGGGGTACCTAACTACATCATTCCCTTCTGCACCATCATCCAAATTATTCTCTGTGCAATCTGGCTGggagtttctcctccctctgttGACATTGATGCACACTCTGAGCATGGCTACATCATCATTGTGTGCAACAAGGGTTCAGTAACTGCTTTCTACTCTGTCTTGGGATACCTGGGCTCTCTGGCCCTGGGGAGCTTCACTGTAGCTTTTTTGGCCAGGAATCTccctgacacattcaatgaagccaaaTTCTTGACATTCAGCATGCTGTTGTTCTGCAGTGTCTGGGTCACTTTTCTCCCTGTCTACCACAGCTCCAAGGGGAAGATAATGATGGCTGTGGAGGTCTTCTCCATCTTAGCCTCCAGTGCAGGCTTGCTGGGATGCATCTTTGTCCCCAAGTGCTACATCATTTTAATAAGACCAGAGAGAAATTCTCTTCAAAAGTTAAGAGAGAAATCATCTTCCAGAACTCccatttcataa